GCGACCTCGGCGATGGACGGCAGCCCGCCTTTAAGACTCCAAGCGCCGGCGAGGCGGACGACCAACTCGCCGTTGTCTTTCTGCTCGAACGAGAGCGACCCTGTTCCGGCCGTCTCGTCAAGCCTCCTCTCGGCTTTGGCCATTAAAGTTAATTAACCTATCGAGGGTCAAAATTACAGGGCAGGTCGTTTTCGATTTTGGCTTTTAGATTCTCCAGACAATCGAAAATCGGCAATCAAAAATCTAAAATTTTAAGAGGCTTTTGCAACCAGCTTTTCCAGCTCCTCGTACGGATGGGCGCCGACAAGCGCGTAGCGTCCGATGAGAAACGTCGGCACGGCGGTGACGCCGAGAGCGGCGCATCTCCGCCAATCGTTGTCCACCGCCGGTTTGAAGCTCCGGCTGAGGAGCGCGTCGATCGCCTCCTCCGCCGGCAGTCCGACGTTCTTCGCAATGCCGGCCAGCACCCCGCGGTCGCCGATGTTCTTCACTTCGACGAAGAAAGCGCGGAAGAGCGGATCGTGAATCTCGTATCCCTTGCCTTTGCTTTCGGCCCATTTCGCCAGCTCCTGCGCGAGGCGACTATTGTAGGTCATGTCGCGCTCGCTGTTGTACGGCAGCCCTTCCTGCTCCATCAAAGCCTTCATGCGCGCGTCGCGCTCGGCTACCGCCGCGCGGCGCTTTCCCTCCGCCGGCGTTTCGGGATGGAGCGGGAAGTGGGTGAACTTAACTTTCAAGCCGTGATTGGTTTTGAGTTTTTCAATACGCCCGGTACTGAGATAGCACCACGGTCAGACGTAGTCTGAAAAGACTTCCAGCGTCAAAGGCTCGGTCATGATTTCCTCCTCAGGCTTGAATCATCCCAAGTTTACGCCGAGAGCGGCGCTCCTGACAAGCGGTCCGGCGCTTCGGCGGCGTGAAAAATTGCGCTTGACGCCTCGTGAGGGTTTAGAGTATGGGTTGTGGAAAGTTTCCAATTTCGCCTTTAGGTATGCACTTATGGCTGGCCCCAATCTAAAAGGGTTGCCCCAACTCTCCTCCATTAACCGCGGCGACACGGCGCGCATCGCTGCCATCGCTCCACCGGCACCGCAGACACCCAAGCTGCTCTGACCACGTATATATGAAAAACTGCGAATGGAAACGGATTGACAAGTTGTTGGTCGACAAGATAAAAGTCGCGCAACTGTGATTTTTGCAATCGGTAATATAGTCGAATGGCGGATTGGTTGTCCTATCGCCAGGCCTGAAGATATTCGCCTACTCACGATCATTGTGCGGAGGGGGAAATGATTCAGATTGCTCATCGGGGACATGCGACGCGGCTCATCCGGTTCGCCGGCAGCGCGGCGTGGCTTTTTCTTTTGGCGGCGGCACTCGTTCCATGGAGTTCTCCCCCCGCTCATGCGCAGGCCGCTGATGTCTGCACCAATTTGCCGACCAAACTGAAGAAGCTGGGCGAGGCCAACGCCGACTACCTAAAGGCGCTCGACGACTATAAGAAGGCCAATCCCGACCCGGCCAAGGCCACCACCAAACCGCCGGCGCCGGAGCGGTATGCGCTGTACGATCTGGCAAATCGTCCCACTCCCTATCGCGTCGAATTGAGCGGCGCCAAGCTGCCGGGGGACGGCGCGGCGTGGTTCGCTGTCGTCGACAAAGCCGTGGCCGACCAGAATGCAAAGTTGTGCGTCCGGGTGTATTGGCGTCTCGCTGCCGCCGACAAGCCATTTGAGCCCGCGAACGTTCGCCAAGCCTTTCCGATGGTCGCAAACGACGCCGCCAAGACCCCGAAATACAAGGTGGTGTTCGATGTTGCGGAGCCGCCGAATGGCAGTCGGGTTTATTCCACCCCCACCGAGTATCTGCTGGTCGGAATGCACGGCGAGGACCTGTTCAGCTACACCACGCGCATATCGGTCACACACCGCCGCCCTGATGTCTTAACCGCTCTCCTGTTCGTCTTGCTTGTCTACGGGTTTCTCGCCTGGATAACCTACGATGGCAAGGACGCGGAAAATTTGAGGGGCTTCGAATTCTTCTTGTATCTGCTGAGCCCGGTTCGAATCTCGGCGGGGGTGGTCGGTGATGCGAGCATCTCTCAGATCCAGGTAGTGCTCTTCACCTTCATCGTGGCGGGGCTCCTGTTCTATCTATGGCTGCGAACCGGCCTGCTCGCCGACATATCGAACGATTTGCTAACCCTGCTCGGCATCAGCGCCGTCGGTGCCGGCGCTGCGAAATTCACCGCCACCATGAAGACCGATCTCGATCCCAAGGTGAAGGCGTTCATCATCGGCAAGGGCTGGTACAACTGGAAGAACGTGCCCGCCGGACAAACCGCCACGTTCCACAACCTCCTGCTTACCGGCGGCCGGCTCGACGTCTACAAGTTCCAAGTGGCGATCTTCACCCTGGTCGTTGCCGCCTATGTGGTTTCGAGCGGCCAGAATGATCTCGGCGATGTGAAGATTTCCGATACAATGCTTTATCTGATCGGCATCAGCCAAGGCGTCTATATCGGAGGCAAGGTGATCACCGATCGCACCTCGAGAATCGAGGACGCAGTGAAGAAAATGATGGAGAACGAGACACTGCTTGCCGACGCAAAAAAGAAGCAGGAGTACGATCAGGCCGAAGAAACGGCGAAGACTGAATTCGCCGCCCTCTATCAGCTCCAAAAGGCATGATCGGCCGTCCATGGTAACCCGGCTGCTTTCAAATCCCCATAGCCGCAGCTTGCGCTGCGGTTCCGCGTTTTAGTCCAACTTCCTTCGACTAAAGCGCAGGACAGGTTTATCCCGCCATCGTTCCTTCGGCGATCTATCCGGAGCTTGATTGCTTCCAGGCTTTGGGGATAAAACGCTATACGTTAGGCGCACATTGGAGGAACAAGACCATGGCCGAGGCAGATGTCTTGTGGCAGCTCATCAAGGATAATTTCGAGCAGGCCCGGGCGCATGAGACGTATCGCGCCGACATCTCCAAGCTCGTCATCACTCTCGCGGGCATCCTCGTGGGAACCCTCTCCGTAACGGGCGTCACCCCTCGAGGGGAGAAAGTAGTGTGGTTGGCTGTTGGCGTGCTCGGCATTTACGGTGCTCTGGCCAGTGCCAAGCACTACGAGCGCAATCGCATGCACGTCGCGACTGCCCAGCATCTCCTGGACAAGCTGAAAGACCTCGCAGGATTTCAGTCCGACCTGAACAAAGTGTTCAAGGATTTCCAGAGCGCTCGCAACTGGAAGCATTCGCCGCTCGCATCGCTGAGTCTCAATTGGCTCTGGACGGGGTTCCCGGGGTTACTTGGTGCTGCGGCCCTGTTGACCTGGCTCTGGAAGCTGACGTGTGGATGAATGACGCCGCCTAACAAGCCGGTGCAGCCGCAGGCCTGCGGCCCGCGCGGCTGACCGCCGGCGGTTCGACGGCAGAACAGCGAATGACCACGTACAATTCCTTGCGAAAGCCACATGGCCAAAGATTGCAGAATATCACGACCGATGCCAGATGCCTCATGATTGGCAATTGAAGGAGGGCCGCGTGAGCCAACAACAGCCGGAAACCAGTATTTTTGACGCAGCGAAGGCGATCGTCGAAGCACTCAAGGGACTTGATAAGCCATCGCAAACGCTGGCCATACGCTTCGCTAGTGAGAGCCTGGGCTTGTCCGGGGTAGCAATGCAGGCGTCGCCGGCGGTACGTGCGTCGTCGTCGCAGATGTCCCAACCCGAACTTCGTGGGGCAACGCACTCAACAGACATCAAGCAATTTACAGCAGTCAAGGCGCCCAAGAGCGATCAACAGTTTGCGGCCGTCGCCGCGTACTTCTATCGATTTGAAGCGTCCGAGTCGGATAGAAAAGATACTATCGACGCAAACACGCTTAAGGAAGCCGCTCGCCTTGCGGGTCGACGGCAGGCTAAGAATTGGGGCTTTACGCTTACGAACGCGAAGAACGCTGGGTACCTTGACAGCGCTGGTTCGGGACAGTACCGGATCAACTCCGTGGGTGAGAACCTCGTTGCGATTGCATTGCCTGGAGACGATTCCGAAAGCGCGCCAAAGCGGCCTTCCAAACGGAAGGCAACAAAGAACAGCTCAGGGACTAAGAGGAACGCGAAACCTCGTAGGTGACGCGATGCGGATTGACCCGGGTGCACGCATATGCCAACTCCTTCTGAAGCCATCGATGCGGCCATCCAGGAGGTTCAGACAGCGCGGTCTTTGGTCTCCAAGATCAAGGCGAAGCAAGTCACGGGGGTGGACGCCCTCGCGTCGCTGAAGGCAACGGCTTTGACGTGGTTCAATACGCATCGAACCGTTATCACCGTTGGTGCGCCCAGTGTCGACGTCGAGCCGGCCGACAGGCACTACACCAGTATTTTGAATTCCACCGCGAAGTTTGCCGCACGACAGACATACCTTACGGCCCTGGCCGACGCCAAGGCAGTCCTCATCACTATACGGGCTACAGTGTTGAAGGCTCCCATGCTTGCTGCTGGCGGCAACACGGACGATATCGCTCCCGACTTCTCTCCGCTAGCGGGGAACCAAGAAATACGGGATATCCTAACCCGCAGGTGGCATGAGTGTCGCAAGTGCGTAAACGCAGATGCGCATTTGGCCGCGATCGTGATGATGGGCGGCCTGCTTGAAGCACTATTCGTGGCACGGGCCAACAAGATGGCAGTGAAAGACCCTCTCATCAATGCCACGTCCGCCCCGAAGGACAAGTCAACGGGTAAAACCCTAAACTATCAGGAATGGATGTTAGATTCCTATATCAAGGTTGCGCATGAACTGAAGTGGATTAGTGAATCTGCCAAGGACGTCGCAGACGTCCTGAAAGAGTATCGAAACTATATTCATCCCGAGAAGGAGCGGCGACACGGAGTAGTTTTGGCTCTGAATGACTCGTCGATGTTCTGGCAAGTCACAAAGGCGCTTGTCCGGCAACTTCTGATGAGCGCAAGCATGCCCTGAAACATGACTTCAGGAACGCAGCTCCGAAGTCACAATGAGTGAGTTGAGAATGAAGGCCGAACAAAGCGCTGCACTTGACGCGGGCCAGCGGGCCATTCGGAGTCCTCGCATTTCCGATCAAGCGACCGGCCCGCGCAAGTGAGCGCAAGCGTTGGGCCTGCGGTCATGTCTCGTCGTCCCCGAACCCACGTTTGCGGAGTTCTCTTTCATAGACATAACTCAAACTCGCGCCCGGAATGGCCGTCCGAATCTTTTCCGCGAAAGCCCGAAGCGGAATTCCCGCGGCTCCCCAACACAACTAAGAATATCGAAACGAGTGTCATCATCGTTCTGCTCCCGGATGAATTCACGATGCGCTTTTATCATCGGTATTCGATGCCGGTCCACTCCGCGTCTCTTGACCTCCGCTAGCCGCTGGGACTACATTCGCTGCAATTCTACTGTCATTCATCCAGGAGGTTATCTATGGAAACCGAAGCCAAGCCATTCAAGTATCAACGGCCGGAGTTTGAGGGAGTCAAGAAAAGCATGCTTGTCTGCAGCAGCGATCTGATGCGCGTGCATGTGCAGGTGGTGAAAAGCGGTGGGGAAAATAATCTCCATACCCATCCCGGAGAGGACGCTTTTTGGTACGTGCTCAACGGCGCCGTGCGGTTTTACGGCGAAGGCGACAAAGTCATCGGCGTATACAACAAGGGCGAAGGTATTTTGATCCCGCGGGGATTCAAGTATTGGTTCGAGAGCGCCAGCGATGAGCCACTGGAAGTGCTCCGCGTCGGCGCCCGTGACCAGACCAAAGAGCTCAAGCGGGTCAACGCGTCCCCGATCAAAGAGTGGATGGTAGAGCGCGGCGGATTCTAGTCGGCTGATTGCGGCTCGCAACAGCGTTGCTGAAAAACCTCCGTTCACCCTTCGAGAGCCTCAGAGCGAACGGAAGAGGGGTTGGAATCATTGGTATTTTCCGTTCGTGCTGAGCTTGTCGAAGTACGAATCCGAGTTTTTCAGCAGTCTGCAGTCACGGAGGACAGCGAATGGAGTACCGTCAATTCGGAACCACGGAATTCAAAGTATCACCCGTCGGACTCGGCTGCATGAGCATGTCCGGCGTTTACGGGCCCGCAGATGACAACGAGTCCATCGCCACACTGCACCGCGCGTTTGATCTGGGCATCAACTTTATCGATACCTCAGCCAGCTACGGCAGCGGCCATAATCACGAGCTGATCGCCAAGGCACTGAAGGGTAGACGCGAAAGAATTATTGTTCACTCAAAATCCGGCAGCCCGCGCACGCCTGATGCAAGCGGCCGTCGCAGCGGCAGCACGCCGGAATATCTGACCCAAAACTGCGAGCAAAGCGTCACGCGTCTCGGCATCGATTGTCTCGACATCTTCTGCATGTCGCGGATCGACCCGAAGATACCGGTCGAAGAGTCCGTGGGCGCGATGGCGCGCCTCGTTGAGCGCGGGCTCGCCCGTTACGTCGGTTTATCGGAAGCCAGCGCGAATTCGATTCGCCGTGCGCGTAAGATTCACCCCATCGTTTCGTTGCAGATGGAGTATTCTTTGTGGTCGCGGGATCCGGAAGGCGGCAATATCCAAGCCTGCCGCGATTTCGGCATGGGCTTTATGGCCTACTCGCCGCTGGGCCGAGGCTTCTTTGCCGGCGCGGTTCACAGCCTCAAGGACTTTGGCGAGGGCGACAGCCGCCGCAACCATCCCCGCTTTCAGCCGGGCAACATCGAGCGGAACTTAACGCTGCTCTCTCGGTTCGAAGAGATCGCCAAAGAAAAAACCGCAACTCCGGCGCAGCTCGCGCTGGCTTGGCTCATGGCCCAAGGGCCGGACATCATTCCCATACCAAGCAACAAGAGCCGCAGGCATCTCGACGAGAACCTGAAAGCGATCGATATCAAGCTTGGCGCAGAGGATCTCGCACGGCTGAATAACCTCTTTGCGCCTGCGGCTGTGGCGGGAGATCGGACAAGAGATATGGATCGGGTGAACGTGTAACGGCCTCGGGTCCCGGGTTTCAACGACTTGAGCGAATTGAACTTTTTGAACGGTTCAAGATATTCAAGCCGTTCAAAGGGTGCAAAACTTAGGGAAGCTTTATGAAGGACGTAACCATCGTCGTCGGCACCATTGGCCAGAGCATTATGCGCAGCGAAGATAACGGCAAGACGTGGGCGCGCATCGGGCCGCGCCGCGGATTTCCCTACGAAGCCTCGGTGCGCTGTCTGGCCATGCATCCGCGCAATCAAAATATTATATTCGCCGGCACCGAGAGAGGCCTCTATCGCAGCGAGGATGCGGGCGCCAATTGGCGGTCGGTCGATTCTATTCTTAATGCGTTCTACATTTGGGCGATTGGGATCGATCCGGTGAATCCGGACATCATGTTCGCCGGCAGCGGCACGCCGACACCCGCGGCGATTTTTCGCTCGACGGGCGGCGGGAAAAGCTGGGATAAACGCCCGGTTGCGGTCGCGGCCGAGTGTGAGAACGTGGGTAGTCCGAGAGTAACGAGTATCTCGGTCGATCCGGTGGAGCCCAAAAACATTTGGCTGAGTCTCGAAGTCGACGGTGCGCGGCGCAGCACGGATCACGGCGAAACTTGGAGCCTTGTCGAAGTAACGGGTCACCGGGACATCCACAACGTCGTCGTGGCCGCAGGTCCGCCGCGAACCGTCTTTATTATGGAGAATCGCGAGATCTACGCGAGCACCGACGATGGCGCGACCTGGGAAACGCTTGGCATGCAGACGAGCGTTCCCTGGGAATATCCGCGCAAAGAAACTTATCTGCGCGGCTTCGCCGTTCATCCCGCCGATCCGAAGACTCTGTTGTTGGGATGCGGCGACTTCACGCCGGGGAGTTCCGGAGCCGTCGCCAAATCCGGCAATCTCGGGAGGAGCTGGCAAGTGCTACCGCTCCCCAATGAGCCGAATTCCACCGTATGGACGTTTGGCGTGAATCCCGCAGATCCGAACATCATTTTCGCGGCGAGCCGGTACGGATATTTGTATCGCAGCGATTCGGGCGGAGAGTCTTGGACCAAGCTCCGCCGGGAGCTCAGCGAGATCGCCGCGGTTTGCTGGCTACCGAACTAGCCGCGATTGTTCAGTGTCAAGGAGTCTTTTCTTGCGGAGAGCGAAAAACTCCGGGCGTTGCTTCTGCAGCGTTTTGCGAAAGGCTTCTCGATATTCCACGTTGTAGAGTCGCGGCGCGCTTCACTTCACGGATGATGTCGCCGGCTTTAACGACCGCCGCTTCCATGGATTATTTCTTTGCCTTGCCTTGCAACTCAGCTTTGACTTCGCGCAGCAACGAGAGGTCGGCGACGCGGTCGAGCGGAACGTCCGCCGTCACCTGCGCGTCCTTTTTCATGTTGTCGATCACCGATTTGAGCACCGGCTCCTCGACGTCGCCGTCGATATTGAGCACTTGTTTGATGATTCGATAGCTGTCGGCGGCGACTTTGGCATCGAGACCGAATTCTTTTTGCAGGTACTTTGCCACCTCGGCCTCGTGCTTAACGATGTAGTCGAGACTGCGCAGAGTGCCGCGGATCACCGCTTTGGCCTGTTCGCGCTTCTCTTGCAGATGGTTGAGGCGGGCGACCAGCCCGCCCTGAATATCGCGGATGTCGAAGGCGTTGCCCAAATCCACGTACCCCGCCACCGTCGCCATCGAAGTATACGGCGGGCTGAGAATCACGGCGTCCACCGCTTTACCCACCAGCACCGCATAGCTCTGCGCCGTCGTGTTGGTGGTGATGTAGGTGGCTTTGTCGTTGGGGCCGCCGCGGCCGAGCTTCTTCATCACCGCCAGCGCGCCGTAGTGGGCGAGAGAGCCGATGCCGCTGACGCCGACGGTGCTGATCTTTTGCGCCGTCATCCCCGGCTGTCCCACCAGGCTGAAGCTCAGTCTCGTCTGGATAAACGTCAGCGCGCGCAGCGGCGCGCCTTTCAAGGCGGCCCGCATGCCGAGCCCGCCGGCGGCCGAATAGTCGAGCTCGCCCGCTTGCAGCGCGGTGATGCCGATCGGAGGCCGGATCACGATCAGCTCGAGATCGAGGCCTTCCTCTTCGAAGATGCGCTTGTCCTTACCGAAGTAGTAGGGAAAAAACGTCAACGATTTGGCGGGCACGGTCAGCTTCACTTTTTCGGGCGATTTGCGCGCGTGCGCATCGGGGCCGGTGGTCGCCGCGTCGGCGGGCGCGCCGAGGAAGAAAACAATCGCCAGCAGCCCGAAGCACAAGAATTTATGACTTCGTCTCGACCATTGATCGAGCCAGCCGCGCGGATCATGATGGAGCATAGAGATCTTTTCCGCTCGACAAACTACGCGAGAAAATTTCCCCGATGAGACGGGTATGTAATGTAGTCAACATAGTGTAGAAGTCTCGAAGGTGTCAACGCGCAACGAACCGGCGCATGCGAAATGAGTGAAGGGATCTGCCTACGTCTGCCCGATCGATTTGTAGGCAATTTCCTTCCTCGGTCGATCCCTTACTTTTTTCCAATTCGGAACTCCGCTTTGCGCAAAAAAGGACAACGTAGCGGAAAAGAACACTCGACATCGAGTCGGACCGGCCGATGTTTTCGAGCAATAGGCGGTTGTTATTTAGGACCTCATTCGTGGTATAAGTCTTGCTGCCCTAAATACAGCTTTATGGACAATTTGCAAAACAGATCGCGATCAATCCAATGAAAAGGGGGATATACCATGGCCATTTGGAAAGAGACCAACAAGCCGGAGGGGTCCGTGACGCCGTTTGAGGCGGTGCGGGAACATTCGCCGGCTTCCGATCCATCCGCCACCCCGGCGCCGGCGCGGCACGCGCACGCCGCGGACTCCAGAGCTTCCGTCATCGGCACCGGTTTGGTGATCGAGGGGAAAATCGAGGGCGAGGGAGACGTTCACATCGCCGGCAGCTTCAAGGGCGACGTGCGGGTGAACGGCGACGTGACCGTCGAGCCCGGAGCACGGATCAGCGCCGAGATCAGCGCCGTCACGGTGACCGTCGGCGGACAGGTCGAAGGCAACATCAACGCATCGACTCAAGTGAAGCTGTTGCAATCGGGTCAACTGATAGGGGATCTGAAAGCGAAGTCTTTGACGGTGGCCGCCGGCTCGCGCATGCGCGGCCGAGTCGAGTTCGGCTGGGACGAGCAAGAGTCCAGGAAGATCGAGCTCAACGTGGTGAAAAAGAGCGACAACAGAACGGCCGTGTAGTTTTCTATGAAGCTGCTCAACTCGGCGCTGGGCGCGACCCGGATCTGTCCTCATTGCAGGTCGGAGATCCTGCAAAGCTCCACCACCTGTCCCGCCTGTCGTCATTTCCTGCGTTACGAGGCGGCCAAGGGTTCCATCAAGCCGCCGCCTGCCGTCGAGCCCCTCAGGGTCGAGGCTACGGTGCGACAACCGGTAGGCGGCAAGGGCTGCGAATATTCGCTGGTGGTGACCGTCCGCAATGACCGCGGCGAGGAATTGACCCGGCAGGTGATCGCCGTCGGCGGCATCAAGCCCGCGGAAGCGCGCATCTTCACGGTCTGGATAGAGGCGTATAGCTCCGAAACCGCCTCGGCCTCGCCGCTGCTGGAAGAAGCAGTGGTCGAGGACGTGAAGACGCACTAAGATCGATTGAAAAGGGCGAGGGCCTCGTCGGCCCCACCCTTGTCTCCGGTTGAAATCCGGCCCAGCGGACGTGTACCCTCTCGGAGAGTTATGCGCGTCCGCAGCGAAATTCTCCTTATCGCAGCCACGGTAGCCTTCCTCAATCCATTCGTCGGCCGGGCGGGCGGGCAAACTTCAGGTTCACCGTCGCGCCCGCAGCGTCCGCCGGCTGCCCGGGCGCAACGAGAGTCGGAGCTGGTCGAGAGGATGAAGGCCACCAGAGCCGGCTTCGAGAAGCTTCTCGCCGCTTATGAGGAGCAATTCCGCAGCCAAAGCGCCGAGCTCGCCCGGCGCAGAAAACTCTACGACAACGGCGAGGTTTCGAGATCGTTTGTCATCGCCGCCGAGCGGGATGTCGCCGACACGCGCGCTCACATCATCGAGGTTCAGCAGTGGATTTTCGAAGATGACCTTGTCCTGGAGGAAGCCCTCGCGCGCGAGGAGATTCTCCGCAGCCCGGCGCTGGCGCTGGGCGGTTATGCCGAATCGAAAACTCTGATCCGTTTCAACGGCGGGGCGAAGTGGTCGCTCGCCGATTCTTCGAAAATTGAAAAATTCTTTTTCGGGCGGTTCGCCCGCGCTCTGCCGGTGAGCGCCAGAGGGCAAACGTCCGCCCACACGCGCATGGGATTCGACCATCACGACGCGATGGACGTGGCCGTGCATCCGGACAGCGACGAAGGGCGGGCGCTTATGGAGTATCTCCGTCAGGCAGGGATTCCGTTTATCGCGTTTCGCGGCAGGATGGCGGGCTCGGCCACCGGCGCGCACATTCACGTCGGCAAGCCGTCGTTCAGAACCGCGTCGCAGTAAATGCGAAAGGCGTCCTTGTATTTGAATTGAGATTCTTCGCTGCGCTCAGAATGACACAAGAGCGAATG
This DNA window, taken from Candidatus Binatia bacterium, encodes the following:
- a CDS encoding DsbA family oxidoreductase, whose amino-acid sequence is MTEPLTLEVFSDYVUPWCYLSTGRIEKLKTNHGLKVKFTHFPLHPETPAEGKRRAAVAERDARMKALMEQEGLPYNSERDMTYNSRLAQELAKWAESKGKGYEIHDPLFRAFFVEVKNIGDRGVLAGIAKNVGLPAEEAIDALLSRSFKPAVDNDWRRCAALGVTAVPTFLIGRYALVGAHPYEELEKLVAKAS
- a CDS encoding cupin domain-containing protein, yielding METEAKPFKYQRPEFEGVKKSMLVCSSDLMRVHVQVVKSGGENNLHTHPGEDAFWYVLNGAVRFYGEGDKVIGVYNKGEGILIPRGFKYWFESASDEPLEVLRVGARDQTKELKRVNASPIKEWMVERGGF
- a CDS encoding aldo/keto reductase, whose product is MEYRQFGTTEFKVSPVGLGCMSMSGVYGPADDNESIATLHRAFDLGINFIDTSASYGSGHNHELIAKALKGRRERIIVHSKSGSPRTPDASGRRSGSTPEYLTQNCEQSVTRLGIDCLDIFCMSRIDPKIPVEESVGAMARLVERGLARYVGLSEASANSIRRARKIHPIVSLQMEYSLWSRDPEGGNIQACRDFGMGFMAYSPLGRGFFAGAVHSLKDFGEGDSRRNHPRFQPGNIERNLTLLSRFEEIAKEKTATPAQLALAWLMAQGPDIIPIPSNKSRRHLDENLKAIDIKLGAEDLARLNNLFAPAAVAGDRTRDMDRVNV
- a CDS encoding ABC transporter substrate-binding protein, producing MLHHDPRGWLDQWSRRSHKFLCFGLLAIVFFLGAPADAATTGPDAHARKSPEKVKLTVPAKSLTFFPYYFGKDKRIFEEEGLDLELIVIRPPIGITALQAGELDYSAAGGLGMRAALKGAPLRALTFIQTRLSFSLVGQPGMTAQKISTVGVSGIGSLAHYGALAVMKKLGRGGPNDKATYITTNTTAQSYAVLVGKAVDAVILSPPYTSMATVAGYVDLGNAFDIRDIQGGLVARLNHLQEKREQAKAVIRGTLRSLDYIVKHEAEVAKYLQKEFGLDAKVAADSYRIIKQVLNIDGDVEEPVLKSVIDNMKKDAQVTADVPLDRVADLSLLREVKAELQGKAKK
- a CDS encoding polymer-forming cytoskeletal protein, coding for MAIWKETNKPEGSVTPFEAVREHSPASDPSATPAPARHAHAADSRASVIGTGLVIEGKIEGEGDVHIAGSFKGDVRVNGDVTVEPGARISAEISAVTVTVGGQVEGNINASTQVKLLQSGQLIGDLKAKSLTVAAGSRMRGRVEFGWDEQESRKIELNVVKKSDNRTAV